The window AATTCTTAATGATGTATACCTAACGTGTACATTGTTAAAAGTGACACCTTTGGATAAAATACAGCGTGATATGGATACTAGGACGGTGGATACACAAATGTCAGCACTGTTGGAAGTAAAAAACCTCAAAACCTATTTTTACAATAAGAAGAAAGCACTACCTATTATTGACGGTATTGATTTTGAGGTCAACAAAGGGGAAACTGTGGCCCTGGTAGGAGAATCAGGGTCAGGCAAAAGTATGACAGCGCTTTCGATCATGAGGTTGTTGCCTTCTCCAGGTGGAAAAATCGTTGAGGGCCAAATCTTGTTTGACGGACAAGACCTGGTACAGCTCAGTGAGGAACAGATGTTTAAAGTGCGAGGCAATGAGATTTCCATGATTTTTCAAGAGCCGATGACCTCCTTAAATCCTGTGTTGACGATCGGAGAACAACTGACAGAAGTCTTGCGGTACCATATGCGGTACCATAAAAAAATGGGGAAAAAAGCAGCACGGGAGCGGGCGGTAGAGCTTTTAAAACTGGTCGGTTTCGGACGGGCCGAACGAATCCTTGATGATTATCCGCATCGTTTGTCTGGGGGCATGAGACAGCGCGTCATGATTGCCATGGCCATGAGCTGCAATCCCAAATTGTTGATAGCTGATGAACCGACGACGGCTTTGGATGTGACCATTCAAGCTCAAATTTTAGAGTTAATGCAAAAGGTGTCAGAAAAGTTTGATTCCTCAATCATTCTGATTACCCATGATCTGGGTGTTGTGGCAGAGCTGGCCGAACGGGTCATTGTCATGTACGCCGGCCAGATCCAGGAAGAAGCCTCCGTGAATGAGTTGTTTAACAATCCGTTGCATCCCTATACAGCGGGGTTGTTGGCTGCCGTGCCCTCCATTGAAGGCGGAGCGAAACGGCTGTACTCCATTCCCGGTAACGTGCCGTCACCGGAAAATTACCCTGCAGGCTGCCGTTTTGCCCCCCGCTGTGCACAAGCGACAGAAGCCTGTTTCCATACCCTGCCGGAACTGAAAGAAATAGAACCAGGGCACAAAGTCCGTTGTCATTTGTACCAGGAAGGAGAACAGCAATGATCACACAAGCCGGAAAGAGCAAACCACAAACTGCGGCCGAGTCCAAGTATTTACTGGAAGTCCGCCATCTGAAAAAGTACTTTCCAGTCAAAGCGGGTATTTTGCAACGGACAGTCGGCTATGTCAAGGCGGTTGATGATGTCAGTTTTCATATTGAACAGGGTGAGACATTGGGGTTAGTGGGCGAATCCGGCTGTGGAAAGTCCACCACCGGCCGGACGATTATCCGCCTGTATGAACCGACCGACGGACAAATTATTTTTGACGGGCAAGACATTTCCCATTTGAGCGAACGCCAGCTGCGCCCCATTCGCCGGGACATGCAAATGGTGTATCAGGATCCGTTTTCTTCCCTTAATCCGCGCAAAACGATCGGGACCATTTTGGAAGAGCCCTTTTCCGTCCACCGCCTGTACAGCAAAAAGGAACGGCAAGAACGGGTGGCTGCATTGTTGGAAAAAGTTGGCCTTAACCCTAACTGGCGCAACAGGTATCCCCACGAATTTTCAGGGGGGCAGCGCCAGCGCATCGGCATTGCCAGGGCGCTGACCCTGCAACCCAAGCTGATCATTGCCGATGAGCCTGTTTCGGCTTTGGATGTATCCATTCAAGCCCAGGTGCTTAACCTGCTGAAAGACTTACAGGATGAATTTAAACTGACCTATTTATTTATCTCCCACGATTTAGGAGTGGTTAAACATATTTGTGACCGTGTGGGCGTGATGTACCTGGGTAAATTGATGGAGATTGCGGATAAGAACAGTTTATACAGAGAACCGTTGCATCCTTATACCCAGGCCCTTTTGTCAGCCGTGCCGCGCCCCAATCCTAACGTGAAGAAAAGGGAACGCATTATTTTGGAAGGGGATGTGCCTAACCCGGCCAATCCGCCCTCAGGCTGTGTCTTCCATACCCGCTGCCCCATGGCGATGGAACACTGTAAAACAGAAGTGCCTCACATGCGTGAAGTGAAGCCAAAGCATATGGTTGCTTGTCACCTGTATCAACAGTAGACGAGCGTTACGATAGCTTGAACCGGCTGAATGAAGATTCAGTCTTGGCTTTGATTCTGGCAAAGGGGGGATGCTGTTGTAGTGAGAGACGTTGGTTCGGGGTTAAGCTGCATATTTGTCCCATTCTTCTAATTAGGGTACTCATTAAACCTAAAAACTCATTAAAACTAAAAAGAGGTTAAAACTAAAAAGAGGGGGAAATAGGTGTGAAGTTAAACAAACGCTTTATCATTCTGCTTGGTTTAATGCTTGTGTTCTCCATGACGCTTGCGGCCTGCGGGGGAGGAGGAGAAGAGCCCGCGCCTCAGGATGATGCGACCCAGGAAGAAGAAACAGAAGAGGAAGCAGCGGAGGAAACCGCTGGTGAACCCCAGTATGGCGGGGACCTGATTTATGGGCAAACCGGTAATCCCCAGTTGTTTAATCCCCTGTATTCTCAAGATACGGCCAGCGGCGACATTGAAGCTTTGATCTTTGCCGGATTAATGCGTACAGATGAAAATCTTAATGTGGTGCCCCATCTCGGTGAACCTGTTGAAGTGTCCGAAGACGGGCTGGAGCATATTTACCGCATCTATGAAGGGGTAAAATGGCATGACGGGGAAGAAGTGACCGCTGATGACGTCGTGTTTACCTTCAGCATTCCTCTGCATGAGGACTATGACGGACCGCGCAAGTCCTATTTTGAGAATTTGGAAACGGTAGAGAAAATTGATGACTACACAGTGAAATTTATCCTGAAAAAACCGGATGCTGCCTGGCCTATCACAGCGGGTTATGAGTTATTGCCAGAACATATCTTGGGTGATGTGCCTGTTGCAGAGCTGGGCGAGCATGAGTTTAACCGCAATCCCATCGGCGCCGGCCCGTTTAAATTTGATGAATGGGTCGAGGGGCAATATGTCCGTTTAGTGGCCCATGAAGATTACTTTGAAGGCCGTCCCTACTTAGACAGCATCACCGTTAAAATCACCGGAGATTCCAATGCTCAAGTGTTGCAGCTGCAAACGGGTGACATTCAAATGGGGGCCTTCCCATCTGAAGAATTTTCCACCGTCGAAACCTTTGACCATGTCAATATTAGCCAAATTTTACGCTATGCGTATAACTACTTTGGTTTTAATTTTCGAAATGAGTTTTTCCAGGATTTGAGGGTACGTCAAGCCATTGCCCATGCCTTAGACCGACAAGCAATCATTGATGCGACCTTGGATGGACACGGGGAAGTGGCCCATGGGCCTGTCAGCCCCTTGAGCTGGGCTTGGACCGATGAGCTGACTGTTTATGAATATGATCCTGAAAAAGCCAAAGCATTGTTAGCTGAGGCAGGGTGGGAACCGGGGTCTGACGGTGTGCTTGAAAAGGATGGCAAGAAGTTTGAGATTGAAATCTTGTACAACGAAGAGAATATTGCCCGCCGTAATACTGCGGTGATTATGCAAGAGCAGTTAGCGG of the Caldalkalibacillus thermarum genome contains:
- a CDS encoding ABC transporter ATP-binding protein, whose product is MSALLEVKNLKTYFYNKKKALPIIDGIDFEVNKGETVALVGESGSGKSMTALSIMRLLPSPGGKIVEGQILFDGQDLVQLSEEQMFKVRGNEISMIFQEPMTSLNPVLTIGEQLTEVLRYHMRYHKKMGKKAARERAVELLKLVGFGRAERILDDYPHRLSGGMRQRVMIAMAMSCNPKLLIADEPTTALDVTIQAQILELMQKVSEKFDSSIILITHDLGVVAELAERVIVMYAGQIQEEASVNELFNNPLHPYTAGLLAAVPSIEGGAKRLYSIPGNVPSPENYPAGCRFAPRCAQATEACFHTLPELKEIEPGHKVRCHLYQEGEQQ
- a CDS encoding ABC transporter ATP-binding protein, which encodes MITQAGKSKPQTAAESKYLLEVRHLKKYFPVKAGILQRTVGYVKAVDDVSFHIEQGETLGLVGESGCGKSTTGRTIIRLYEPTDGQIIFDGQDISHLSERQLRPIRRDMQMVYQDPFSSLNPRKTIGTILEEPFSVHRLYSKKERQERVAALLEKVGLNPNWRNRYPHEFSGGQRQRIGIARALTLQPKLIIADEPVSALDVSIQAQVLNLLKDLQDEFKLTYLFISHDLGVVKHICDRVGVMYLGKLMEIADKNSLYREPLHPYTQALLSAVPRPNPNVKKRERIILEGDVPNPANPPSGCVFHTRCPMAMEHCKTEVPHMREVKPKHMVACHLYQQ
- a CDS encoding peptide-binding protein; amino-acid sequence: MKLNKRFIILLGLMLVFSMTLAACGGGGEEPAPQDDATQEEETEEEAAEETAGEPQYGGDLIYGQTGNPQLFNPLYSQDTASGDIEALIFAGLMRTDENLNVVPHLGEPVEVSEDGLEHIYRIYEGVKWHDGEEVTADDVVFTFSIPLHEDYDGPRKSYFENLETVEKIDDYTVKFILKKPDAAWPITAGYELLPEHILGDVPVAELGEHEFNRNPIGAGPFKFDEWVEGQYVRLVAHEDYFEGRPYLDSITVKITGDSNAQVLQLQTGDIQMGAFPSEEFSTVETFDHVNISQILRYAYNYFGFNFRNEFFQDLRVRQAIAHALDRQAIIDATLDGHGEVAHGPVSPLSWAWTDELTVYEYDPEKAKALLAEAGWEPGSDGVLEKDGKKFEIEILYNEENIARRNTAVIMQEQLAEVGIKATPKSLEWGAFLDTINPPNYDFDTVILGWALGTDPNPKQIFHSAEIEQGLNNISYVNEELDKLMDEAAVELDEEKRKELLQEIFKILSEDLPYVFLNYPMDNVAYPKNLHGFTHHPRVPFYKAHEWWLEQ